In Engraulis encrasicolus isolate BLACKSEA-1 unplaced genomic scaffold, IST_EnEncr_1.0 scaffold_39_np1212, whole genome shotgun sequence, a single window of DNA contains:
- the LOC134443936 gene encoding probable G-protein coupled receptor 21, whose translation MSRSLLLPNVISAAGVAASVLANVTSAAALAASVLANVTSAAALAASVLANVTSAVRVSLLESNVSRSDGVASLLTNNTGNAIGALANATTIGLLANVSGDAELAANVSAANVSAASVSGASGVSSGPFCLLDLGYSTVLQTCVLEVAVIVLLSVLIVGGNLLVLLVFHCAPLVEAHGTSAFIQTMALADLLLGLSCLIPALSLLGHLGALDSALTCRAFGYLVCVLKGVSMASLACVSVERYVAVTRPLSYAGLVTACRLRVCVVFIWLYSALVFLPAFLPWGGKPGYHGDVVEWCARWETRPAFTAFIVTALYAPATVTVCYSYAHIFRICRQHTRQISERRARYAPNTTASAMTTAAEPQPPPPTDQHHPPSSPAPPPPDKRYATVLFRLTSVFYLLWLPYILYFLLESAGVYRHAGASFLTTWLAISNSFFNCLIYSVSNAAFRRALKRLCSLCTATRHTHAYTHTHTHTRTAKKAPPHRHTRGHTHRDTQQHQQHSAPYVPASCSRHTHSPGM comes from the exons ATGAGCAGATCCCTGCTGCTGCCCAACGTGATTAGCGCTGCCGGAGTAGCTGCTAGCGTGTTGGCTAACGTGACTAGCGCTGCTGCATTAGCTGCTAGTGTGTTGGCTAACGTGACTAGCGCTGCTGCATTAGCTGCTAGCGTCTTAGCTAACGTGACTAGCGCTGTCAGAGTTTCCCTGCTGGAGTCCAATGTGTCTCGCAGTGACGGCGTCGCTTCCTTACTGACGAACAATACTGGCAACGCAATAGGAGCGCTGGCTAACGCAACCACCATAGGACTGCTAGCTAACGTGAGCGGTGACGCGGAGCTAGCTGCTAACGTGAGTGCTGCTAACGTGAGTGCTGCTAGCGTTAGCGGTGCTAGTGGCGTGTCCAGCGGCCCCTTCTGCTTGCTTGACTTGGGCTACTCCACTGTGCTGCAAACCTGCGTTCTCGAAGTGGCCGTCATCGTGCTACTGAGCGTGCTCATCGTCGGGGGCAActtgctggtgctgctggtgttCCACTGCGCCCCCCTGGTGGAGGCTCACGGTACTTCGGCCTTCATCCAGACGATGGCGCTCGCCGACCTGCTACTGGGCCTCAGCTGCCTCATCCCTGCACTGTCACTCCTCGGACACCTGGGGGCGCTGGACTCCGCACTCACCTGCCG GGCGTTTGGCTACCTGGTGTGTGTGCTGAAGGGCGTCTCCATGGCGTCGTTGGCGTGCGTCAGCGTGGAGCGCTACGTGGCGGTGACGCGTCCTCTTTCCTACGCGGGGCTGGTGACCGCGTGTCGTCTCCGTGTCTGCGTCGTCTTCATCTGGCTCTACTCCGCCCTCGTCTTCCTCCCCGCCTTCCTGCCCTGGGGCGGCAAGCCCGGTTACCACGGCGACGTGGTGGAGTGGTGTGCGCGCTGGGAGACGCGGCCGGCCTTCACGGCCTTCATCGTCACGGCGCTCTACGCCCCGGCAACCGTCACCGTGTGCTACAGCTACGCCCACATCTTCCGGATCTGCAGACAGCACACGCGGCAGATTAGCGAACGCAGAGCGCGCTACGCACCCAACACCACCGCCAGCGCCATGACGACCGCAGCggaaccccaaccccccccccccacagatcAGCACcat cccccctcctcccccgccCCTCCCCCGCCTGACAAGCGCTACGCCACCGTGCTGTTCCGCCTCACCAGCGTCTTCTACCTGCTCTGGCTGCCGTACATACTCTACTTCCTGCTGGAGAGCGCAG GTGTGTACCGCCATGCGGGGGCCTCCTTCCTCACCACCTGGTTGGCCATCTCCAACTCCTTCTTCAACTGCCTGATCTATTCCGTCTCCAACGCCGCCTTCAGACGCGCTCTCAAGCGCCTCTGCTCCCTGTGTACcgctaccagacacacacacgcatacacacacacgcatacacacacacgcaccgccaaGAAGGCcccgccacacagacacacacgcggacacacacatcgggacacacaacaacatcaacaacacagcGCTCCGTATGTGCCGGCTTCctgtagtagacacacacactcacccggcatgtga